From a single Candidatus Poribacteria bacterium genomic region:
- a CDS encoding sigma-70 family RNA polymerase sigma factor, with the protein MKNEDVDLIHRILAGDEAAFTTLVERHRKWIHSLAWREIGDFHAAQEITQDTFIQALKSLPTLRDPNRFLGWLYVIAKRQCIEWLRRKPITMQSLDTMPKAELETVSYTKYLDEKQTQASADGLREVVERLLRKLPESERSVMVLHYFNGLTCEEVSERLDVSLNTVKSRLYRARKRLEQEESMLRENLGPNLFKNEPRYISIQANATTESGEHLAEGGFELTQTDKVFTSTGSRTMGLHGDYPLPMYMLLHYIIHPNAIDLFKFPLGIGNRWEPEGPHKSKAMITLEAHETVKVSAGTFPSCLKHITVFTDADVEEPDAEEGNAYLNGTRYLWFAKGVGLVKMRYEHSNGVITEAELLEYETPLADEEYFPSQIGTQWTYKWHNDYNDAAIIESWHVTRNFSHPKNLDNPLALASARYEVKISDDEPRVAHVKCVLTPKADRGPKGDRKSLLLSMTRFGTEWLYDGYARYLQDLTVTDVNGETLLIEEIGKTQWVVEVESTSPLTLQYKVLINHDERDWPFGRNEAPYVQEDCIFLPGYALFIVGEVKDLQLKVDVPDNWHVSTPWEQIASDEHHFVCEDQDDLMFAYLVLGEYSKRVAKLGEAEVVIATGGRFKASIDEVQPTIESLLHGYSDVFDATPTGKILFVANPYGEKGYPGGGASGRSISVHVGGELDKASRRFWLPLVGYMVSSLWVGTQAINFRGQEYWFSAGFTGYYSDIVSVRLGFTSESDFLRSFERGWESYLSRQGELSIREAGEDKSANRELVYDGGSLIAAALDLQIRTLTQNRSSLDDVMKQMYREFGLTDVTYTINDVIRIVSQIAGKDFKPFFSKYVQRTERLPLEQYLKAAGMNTEIAFGERLPSLNYILFEMLQIKSLGGPTGRGMFIHHSSQYQDDDELIGINGTPVKTFDDIREVAKDWKSGDAVALTLKREGKEIILPITLSGDTSKKPPLEPGPLDVTITKNMDSTDLQRAIWSSIVGDKGGN; encoded by the coding sequence ATGAAAAACGAAGATGTTGACCTGATTCATCGCATCTTGGCAGGTGATGAGGCTGCGTTCACGACTCTGGTGGAAAGGCACCGGAAGTGGATTCATTCACTCGCATGGCGTGAGATTGGTGATTTCCACGCGGCACAAGAAATCACACAAGACACCTTCATTCAAGCTCTTAAATCGCTGCCTACCTTGAGGGATCCCAACCGTTTTTTGGGATGGCTATATGTGATAGCAAAGCGTCAGTGCATTGAGTGGCTGCGGCGAAAGCCGATTACGATGCAGTCCTTAGATACAATGCCTAAAGCTGAGTTAGAAACGGTATCCTATACGAAATATCTTGACGAAAAACAGACGCAAGCGTCAGCAGATGGGTTACGTGAAGTTGTAGAACGCCTCCTCCGAAAGCTGCCAGAATCTGAACGTTCTGTGATGGTCCTGCACTATTTCAACGGCTTAACCTGTGAAGAAGTGAGTGAGCGTTTGGATGTATCTTTGAACACAGTAAAAAGTCGGCTATATCGGGCGCGGAAGCGACTGGAGCAGGAGGAGTCGATGCTGCGAGAAAACTTGGGTCCAAATTTATTTAAAAATGAACCGCGATACATTAGTATCCAAGCGAACGCGACAACAGAAAGCGGAGAACACTTGGCAGAAGGCGGTTTTGAACTCACGCAAACTGATAAGGTTTTCACGTCTACCGGCTCCCGCACGATGGGGCTCCATGGCGACTACCCACTGCCAATGTATATGTTGCTGCACTATATTATCCACCCTAATGCGATAGATCTCTTTAAATTTCCTTTGGGTATTGGGAATCGTTGGGAGCCGGAGGGTCCTCATAAATCTAAAGCAATGATAACTTTGGAAGCGCATGAAACAGTCAAGGTCTCAGCAGGAACCTTTCCATCGTGCCTGAAGCATATAACTGTGTTCACAGACGCTGACGTAGAAGAACCCGACGCTGAAGAGGGAAACGCATACCTAAACGGCACGCGCTATCTGTGGTTCGCTAAAGGCGTTGGACTCGTGAAGATGCGTTATGAGCATTCTAATGGTGTCATTACAGAAGCAGAATTACTTGAATATGAAACACCCCTTGCGGATGAAGAATATTTCCCATCCCAAATAGGCACGCAGTGGACATACAAATGGCACAACGATTATAACGACGCGGCGATTATTGAAAGTTGGCACGTCACCAGGAATTTTAGTCACCCCAAAAATCTTGATAACCCCTTGGCACTTGCCTCGGCGAGATATGAGGTGAAAATAAGTGACGATGAACCGCGGGTCGCACATGTCAAGTGTGTCCTAACACCAAAAGCAGATAGGGGTCCGAAAGGGGACCGAAAGTCGTTGCTCTTGTCCATGACTCGTTTTGGAACAGAATGGTTGTACGATGGATATGCCCGGTATCTTCAAGATTTAACGGTTACCGATGTAAACGGTGAAACATTACTAATAGAGGAAATTGGTAAAACACAATGGGTTGTCGAGGTAGAAAGCACATCACCTTTAACCCTGCAATACAAAGTGTTAATAAATCACGATGAGCGGGATTGGCCCTTTGGGCGGAATGAGGCACCATACGTCCAAGAGGATTGCATTTTCTTGCCGGGATATGCGCTGTTTATCGTCGGTGAAGTCAAGGATCTTCAACTAAAAGTCGACGTGCCGGATAACTGGCATGTCTCAACACCTTGGGAGCAGATTGCGTCGGATGAACATCATTTCGTATGTGAGGATCAGGACGACCTGATGTTCGCGTATCTCGTGCTTGGTGAATACAGTAAACGTGTGGCAAAATTGGGAGAGGCAGAGGTCGTGATTGCAACCGGCGGACGTTTTAAAGCATCTATTGATGAGGTCCAACCTACCATCGAGTCCCTCCTGCACGGGTATTCAGATGTATTTGATGCTACCCCAACAGGTAAGATACTTTTTGTTGCCAACCCGTATGGCGAAAAAGGATATCCCGGTGGTGGGGCATCTGGACGCAGCATCAGCGTGCACGTCGGCGGCGAGTTAGATAAAGCGAGCAGACGTTTTTGGTTACCGCTTGTCGGATACATGGTTTCCTCTCTCTGGGTTGGGACTCAGGCTATCAATTTTAGAGGACAAGAATATTGGTTTAGCGCGGGTTTCACGGGATATTATTCAGATATTGTCTCTGTCCGCCTTGGATTTACTTCTGAAAGCGATTTTCTCAGAAGTTTTGAACGCGGGTGGGAATCGTATCTATCTCGACAGGGTGAACTTTCTATTCGCGAGGCAGGGGAAGACAAATCCGCCAACCGAGAACTTGTCTATGACGGCGGCAGTTTAATCGCTGCGGCTTTGGACTTGCAAATTCGCACACTTACACAAAACCGAAGCAGCTTGGACGATGTGATGAAGCAGATGTATCGGGAATTCGGTCTTACCGACGTTACCTATACGATAAACGATGTCATCAGGATCGTTAGTCAGATTGCAGGTAAAGATTTTAAACCCTTCTTCAGCAAATATGTGCAAAGGACAGAGCGACTGCCATTAGAGCAATATCTTAAAGCGGCAGGTATGAATACCGAGATAGCCTTTGGCGAGAGACTTCCGAGTCTCAATTATATCCTTTTTGAGATGCTTCAAATCAAATCGCTTGGCGGTCCAACAGGACGAGGTATGTTCATCCATCATTCATCACAGTATCAGGATGACGACGAATTGATAGGCATCAACGGCACACCGGTGAAAACATTTGACGACATCAGAGAGGTTGCCAAAGATTGGAAATCCGGTGATGCCGTAGCCTTAACCCTTAAAAGGGAAGGCAAAGAAATTATCCTGCCCATCACACTATCAGGTGACACCTCGAAAAAACCACCACTGGAACCAGGACCCCTTGATGTTACTATCACGAAAAATATGGATAGCACAGACCTACAACGCGCCATCTGGTCGAGTATTGTGGGCGATAAAGGAGGAAATTGA
- a CDS encoding M1 family aminopeptidase — protein MKKTDKSERNIVLSASAATESGNHLAEGNFTLKKTDRALTSIDYGTAGHGSGDPSPRYMLLYYMSHYEIDLFKFPLDIGQTWKEKGHWRMQTKSSLEGYEPVEVSAGTFSNCLKHKTFFTDADVQDTKAELRNALLNGTRYLWFAEGVGLVKLRYEHSNGVVTEAELLEYKIPVEDQEYLPLQIGNVWTYKWQNDYRDEAAIEEWRVIRNFSEPENLDTPMELASARYEVKIDANERRVANVACVLTPKTDNRAKTGRKPLLLSMSHFGTDGMYDGYGRYLRDLTATGSKGKKIPVTEIGKTQWMVEVENDLPVTLRYKVLLNHDEREWAFGRDEAPYVQEDCMFCPGYALFIVGEVVDIELRVDVPDDWHVSTPWNRIGNERYRFAITDQNDLMYAYLVLGKHSERMAESEGTEVLLALGGHFKASMDEVQRTVKSLLHTYSGIFGGTPKDRMLFVANPCDIYSGGGVSGRSISVLMDGTLDTGNRQSWTPLVAHEICHIWNGKAINFSEQEYWFSEGFTEYASKISCVRLSVISEEEFLKDLERKCELYLSKQGELSIREAGENKMPNRGLVYDGGSLIAAALDLQIRKHTQNRNSLDDVMKQMYREFGLTRNEYTMNDVIRIVSQIADEDLELFFKKYVSGTERLPLAEYFTNAGIDVEIAFGEKLPSLGYILFQMLQIKSIGGSTGGGMFIHQSPQYQDDDNLIGINGTPVKFFDDIRKVAKDWKPGDVVELTVEREGENVTLPITLGGDPSENPPLEPGPIDVTITKKTDSTEPQRAIWSGMLGKGNCSQVETL, from the coding sequence ATGAAAAAAACAGATAAATCCGAACGCAACATTGTTTTAAGTGCCAGTGCTGCTACAGAAAGCGGGAATCATTTGGCAGAAGGGAATTTCACCCTTAAGAAGACCGATAGGGCTTTGACATCCATCGACTACGGTACAGCAGGACACGGTAGTGGTGATCCATCGCCGAGGTATATGTTGCTATACTACATGAGCCACTATGAAATCGACCTCTTCAAATTTCCGCTGGATATCGGGCAAACTTGGAAAGAAAAAGGGCACTGGCGTATGCAGACGAAAAGTAGTTTGGAGGGTTATGAACCTGTAGAAGTCTCAGCAGGCACGTTCTCGAACTGCCTAAAGCATAAAACTTTCTTCACTGACGCTGATGTACAGGATACGAAGGCTGAGCTGCGAAACGCGCTTTTGAACGGCACCCGTTATCTATGGTTTGCCGAGGGTGTTGGCCTTGTTAAATTGAGATATGAACATTCCAACGGGGTCGTTACAGAAGCCGAATTGCTTGAATACAAGATTCCTGTTGAAGACCAAGAATACCTCCCTTTGCAAATTGGCAATGTATGGACCTATAAATGGCAAAACGATTATCGGGACGAGGCTGCCATTGAAGAGTGGCGCGTCATCCGAAATTTTAGTGAACCTGAGAATCTTGATACTCCGATGGAACTTGCATCGGCGAGATATGAGGTTAAAATAGATGCCAATGAACGGCGCGTGGCAAATGTTGCGTGTGTACTAACGCCGAAGACAGACAATCGTGCTAAAACGGGCCGAAAGCCGTTGCTCTTATCTATGAGCCACTTTGGTACTGATGGTATGTACGATGGATATGGTAGGTATCTCCGAGATCTAACGGCTACCGGGTCTAAGGGAAAAAAGATACCAGTCACAGAGATTGGAAAAACGCAATGGATGGTTGAAGTCGAGAATGATTTACCTGTGACGTTGCGTTACAAAGTGTTGCTGAATCATGATGAACGGGAGTGGGCATTCGGTAGGGATGAAGCACCGTACGTTCAAGAAGACTGTATGTTCTGTCCCGGATATGCGCTGTTTATCGTCGGTGAAGTGGTGGATATTGAACTGCGTGTTGATGTTCCAGATGACTGGCACGTCTCGACCCCTTGGAATCGTATTGGAAACGAAAGGTATCGTTTTGCTATAACAGACCAAAACGATTTGATGTATGCGTATCTTGTGCTTGGAAAGCATTCCGAGAGAATGGCGGAATCTGAAGGGACAGAGGTGCTGCTCGCTTTGGGTGGACACTTCAAAGCATCTATGGATGAAGTTCAAAGAACAGTTAAATCACTTCTGCATACATATTCGGGAATTTTCGGCGGTACCCCAAAGGATCGTATGTTGTTTGTGGCGAATCCTTGTGATATATACAGCGGGGGCGGCGTATCTGGTCGCAGCATCAGCGTTCTGATGGACGGAACATTAGATACAGGCAACAGACAATCATGGACACCGCTCGTAGCACATGAAATTTGCCATATCTGGAATGGAAAAGCTATCAATTTTAGTGAACAGGAATACTGGTTTAGCGAAGGGTTCACCGAGTACGCTTCAAAAATTAGCTGCGTGCGTCTTAGCGTAATTTCTGAAGAGGAGTTTCTCAAGGACCTTGAACGCAAGTGCGAATTGTATCTGTCTAAACAGGGTGAACTCTCTATCCGAGAGGCAGGCGAAAACAAGATGCCGAACAGAGGACTTGTCTATGACGGTGGAAGCCTAATTGCTGCTGCTTTGGACTTGCAAATCCGCAAGCACACACAAAACCGGAACAGTTTAGACGATGTAATGAAGCAGATGTATCGGGAATTTGGACTCACCAGAAATGAATACACAATGAATGATGTCATCAGAATTGTCAGCCAAATTGCAGATGAAGATCTTGAATTGTTCTTCAAAAAGTATGTTTCAGGAACGGAACGTTTGCCGCTGGCGGAATATTTCACGAATGCGGGTATCGATGTCGAGATAGCATTTGGCGAAAAACTTCCGAGCCTTGGATACATTCTTTTTCAGATGCTTCAAATCAAGTCAATCGGTGGTTCAACAGGAGGGGGCATGTTCATCCACCAATCCCCGCAGTATCAGGATGATGACAACTTGATAGGCATCAACGGCACACCGGTGAAATTTTTTGATGACATCAGAAAAGTTGCCAAAGATTGGAAACCTGGTGATGTCGTTGAGCTAACCGTTGAACGAGAGGGTGAAAATGTCACCCTACCTATCACATTAGGGGGAGATCCATCTGAAAATCCGCCATTGGAACCGGGGCCTATTGACGTTACCATCACGAAAAAAACGGATAGCACGGAGCCGCAACGCGCCATCTGGTCGGGAATGTTAGGCAAAGGAAACTGTTCTCAAGTTGAAACACTATAG
- a CDS encoding ABC transporter permease subunit codes for MLRTLIRQELLTHLMSARFFAAVVITLLLVVANSVVLLEDYERRLAKYSQQENGHREKAQEAKTYSTLKLSVERPPNPLSLFSAGLDKRLGTTFDIYHGFVPMISDGSARSLDNTFLNLFSKIDLVLIFQVVLSLMALLFAYDAIAGDWESGTLRLIISHPVRRGSILLAKYIGAMICLLLPVLMSLLMVLILLATADAIQLDGEDFLRIGGIILTTTIYLSAFYLIGLLISTTTRRTATSLMLCMFLWVVLVLIYPNWSRFTITPVGDTRALHSSADQQVEQIWEEVDREESRFLANSPLEGEPQKFNLDVPSSNSFSSGRHFSKRYGMDMTLGKRSEPLVPHVQKYHATMGALYLRSAEQIGLVRKQTLDSTSLRESIWHERLMKLSPASLYTFATSAWAGTDLDGMFDFVQAVQGYRRTIVDYFHDKDAFGSRQWFASDRGAVDWWDLPQFRFTPTGAWENATRALPELFLLLLINLVLFTGSFLIFTKIEV; via the coding sequence ATGTTACGAACACTTATCCGCCAAGAGCTTCTAACACATCTGATGAGTGCGCGTTTTTTTGCTGCCGTTGTCATTACGCTTCTACTCGTTGTCGCCAATTCTGTCGTGCTTCTTGAAGATTACGAACGTCGATTGGCGAAATACAGCCAGCAGGAAAATGGCCATCGTGAGAAGGCACAGGAAGCGAAAACCTACTCAACTTTAAAACTATCTGTTGAACGTCCACCGAACCCCTTAAGTCTTTTTAGCGCCGGATTGGATAAGCGGCTTGGCACCACTTTTGACATTTACCACGGTTTCGTCCCAATGATTTCGGATGGCTCGGCGCGAAGTCTTGATAACACATTTCTTAACCTCTTTTCAAAGATCGATCTCGTCCTCATTTTTCAAGTCGTTTTGAGTTTGATGGCACTGCTTTTCGCTTACGACGCAATCGCAGGAGACTGGGAAAGTGGCACCTTACGCCTGATTATTTCCCATCCAGTGAGGCGTGGATCCATTCTACTTGCGAAATATATTGGAGCAATGATCTGTCTGCTGCTCCCCGTGCTAATGAGTCTGCTGATGGTCCTGATTTTGTTAGCCACTGCCGACGCAATCCAATTGGATGGAGAAGATTTTCTTCGGATCGGCGGGATAATTCTGACAACAACCATCTACTTGTCTGCTTTTTATCTCATTGGACTGTTGATTTCTACAACTACACGCCGCACTGCCACATCCCTGATGCTCTGTATGTTTCTGTGGGTAGTTTTGGTACTCATCTATCCAAACTGGAGTCGGTTTACCATTACCCCCGTTGGTGATACACGCGCACTACACTCATCAGCAGATCAACAGGTTGAACAGATTTGGGAAGAGGTTGACAGAGAAGAAAGCCGGTTTTTAGCGAACAGTCCACTTGAAGGTGAACCTCAAAAATTTAATCTGGATGTTCCGTCAAGTAATAGTTTCTCGTCAGGGAGGCACTTCAGCAAACGGTATGGAATGGATATGACACTGGGAAAACGCTCAGAACCGTTAGTGCCTCACGTTCAAAAGTATCATGCCACTATGGGTGCGTTGTACCTCCGTTCTGCGGAACAAATCGGTTTAGTCCGAAAACAGACTTTGGATAGCACCTCCCTCCGAGAATCAATATGGCATGAACGTCTCATGAAACTCAGTCCTGCAAGCCTCTATACGTTTGCTACCTCTGCTTGGGCCGGCACTGATCTGGACGGCATGTTTGATTTTGTTCAAGCCGTTCAAGGTTACCGGCGTACCATCGTTGACTATTTCCACGATAAAGATGCGTTCGGCAGTCGGCAATGGTTCGCCTCTGACAGAGGTGCAGTAGACTGGTGGGATTTGCCACAGTTCCGTTTTACGCCGACGGGTGCTTGGGAAAACGCAACACGCGCACTGCCAGAATTATTTTTACTCTTACTCATCAACTTGGTTCTCTTCACAGGGAGCTTCCTGATTTTCACTAAAATCGAAGTTTAA
- a CDS encoding ABC transporter permease subunit, which translates to MIWHIIKRELFDHINSLRFILTVVILSALMVTNAVVHLRTHPKRVRNYSEKVTKSANELKSRTGLYALARKGPGDLNKRPSSLSFIADGGDAYLPKNISNGETWSKSGQGGEVKSNWWLNYGTVNPDATDLRPYAIKIDWVFIITYLLSFIPLLFTFDALSGEREQGTLRLCLANPISRPILLIGKFLGTLITVLIPFIFAVLLNLAVISVDSWTQLSADNWGRLGLILLIAACYAGIFVGLGLMVSAGTREPRVSLVVLLLIWVAAVIFMPSTLGTLSTKWMPPVQTMDQFRDTRKAALKQISDDYSARMRAIKEKKNPNLPSLSELQQLYETSPEAAMAAAEKLRGAWETEGDEELALKAELIKGDVETRERLNRERLDAQVAQVQRARAVTRLSPAAIVQYALESMAGTGFNRHLQYLEHVHQHTKQFRQFIIETDRADIQSRHLIGIPKGMSQKPVSSEAIPQFEDKIAFSDTFNTATLDLLLLVLLLGVFISGAFLVFIRSEV; encoded by the coding sequence ATGATCTGGCATATCATCAAACGAGAACTCTTTGACCACATCAATAGCCTGCGCTTTATTCTAACGGTTGTGATACTTTCCGCCTTAATGGTTACCAACGCTGTAGTGCATCTTCGGACGCACCCCAAAAGGGTCCGTAACTATTCCGAGAAGGTTACCAAATCCGCTAACGAGTTGAAATCCCGAACAGGGTTGTATGCTCTGGCGCGGAAGGGACCCGGTGACCTCAACAAACGTCCCTCTTCGCTCTCCTTTATCGCAGACGGCGGGGATGCCTATTTGCCAAAAAACATATCAAACGGGGAGACTTGGTCCAAAAGCGGTCAAGGGGGTGAGGTCAAAAGCAACTGGTGGTTGAATTACGGCACCGTGAACCCGGATGCGACAGATCTTCGTCCCTATGCAATAAAGATAGATTGGGTATTTATTATCACTTACCTGCTCTCGTTCATTCCGCTCCTCTTCACGTTTGATGCACTCTCTGGCGAGCGAGAACAAGGGACCTTGCGATTGTGTCTCGCGAATCCGATTTCGCGTCCCATCCTATTAATCGGTAAATTCTTGGGGACCTTAATAACCGTCCTCATTCCTTTCATTTTTGCAGTGCTGCTGAATTTGGCAGTGATTTCCGTCGATAGTTGGACACAACTGAGTGCAGACAACTGGGGACGTTTAGGGTTGATCCTGTTGATTGCTGCCTGCTATGCGGGTATCTTCGTTGGATTGGGATTGATGGTTTCTGCTGGCACGCGAGAGCCTCGGGTGAGCCTTGTTGTGCTCTTATTGATTTGGGTAGCCGCTGTGATTTTTATGCCATCCACCCTCGGCACCCTTTCCACAAAATGGATGCCACCCGTTCAAACAATGGATCAATTTCGTGATACAAGAAAAGCAGCCCTTAAGCAGATTAGTGACGACTATAGTGCCCGAATGCGTGCTATTAAAGAAAAAAAGAACCCGAACCTCCCAAGTCTAAGTGAACTTCAGCAACTTTATGAAACGTCACCTGAAGCTGCCATGGCCGCAGCAGAAAAGTTAAGAGGAGCCTGGGAAACGGAAGGTGATGAAGAATTGGCACTCAAGGCTGAACTCATTAAGGGAGATGTAGAAACCCGAGAACGCCTTAATCGCGAGCGTTTGGATGCACAAGTCGCGCAGGTGCAGCGCGCAAGGGCGGTAACCCGGCTTTCACCGGCAGCGATTGTCCAATACGCGCTTGAATCAATGGCAGGCACCGGTTTTAATCGGCACTTGCAATACTTAGAACATGTGCATCAGCACACAAAACAATTCCGACAATTCATCATCGAAACCGATAGAGCAGACATCCAAAGTCGTCACCTCATCGGCATCCCCAAGGGCATGTCTCAGAAACCAGTTTCGAGTGAGGCAATTCCGCAATTTGAGGATAAGATCGCCTTTAGCGATACCTTCAACACCGCAACTTTGGACCTGCTGTTACTCGTGTTACTACTCGGCGTATTTATTTCAGGGGCATTCCTTGTCTTTATACGTTCAGAGGTATGA